A window from Osmia lignaria lignaria isolate PbOS001 chromosome 8, iyOsmLign1, whole genome shotgun sequence encodes these proteins:
- the LOC117606407 gene encoding uncharacterized protein LOC117606407 — MDQEYFSNMYQWFEKCGVISNIRTQLRQNLINALKSKDFTLKNNGPKSAKQYIYDLLIAEYLLNHNYAYTLSVFASEAPLLIDFSKKTVQCSDENEKCNKEKLRSDYVSHALETLGINPHDPKGQYVISQYIENDMPLLLCILKCITMFSYNLHNDVPIKEKIILCNEHTQTEFSWQSYNAYIEKLTALKKKLIIHKQTVDHKLHEREMMLKEQAILIEQQLEILNKKLQEVQNIMHSLSLKEKHLKEKKQSKEHQIFQKEMELTLKERLLLQEAERLQEEQDKRNKLEQELRKLQEQKRMQPEPSVDKVSNLIFKNIEVQTDDINDIIQKDKIKVLTKEKEELTALVQDQQSKIEQITQRALQLSRQVEGIRSLRPISVEVPTQTVNTNTVISESSSTEDILQDAKLRLKRLEEESLKADQYYYNFINNSP, encoded by the exons ATGGATcaagaatatttttctaatatgtaCCAATG GTTTGAAAAATGTGGAGTGATATCCAACATAAGAACGCAACTTCGTCAAAACTTAATAAATGCATTAAAAAGTAAAGATTTCACTTTGAAAAACAATGGTCCAAAGTCTGCGAAACAATATATTTACGATTTACTAATAGCAGAGTATTTGTTGAACCATAATTATGCTTATACTCTATCTGTATTTGCAAGTGAAGCACCCCTATTAATAGATTTTTCTAAGAAAACTGTTCAATGTTCTGACGAGAATGAGAaatgtaataaagaaaaattacgaaGCGACTATGTATCGCATGCCTTAGAAACGTTAGGTATAAATCCTCATGATCCTAAGGGACAGTACGTCATATCACAGTATATTGAAAATGATATGCCGCTTCttttatgtatattaaaatgTATTACAATGTTCTCTTATAATCTGCACAATGATGTgccaataaaagagaaaatcatTCTTTGTAACGAACATACACAAACTGAATTTTCTTGGCAATCTTACAATGcatatatagaaaaattaactgcattgaagaagaaattaattatacataaacAGACAGTTGATCACAAGTTGCACGAAAGAGAAATGATGTTAAAAGAACAAGCAATACTCATCGAACAGCAGCTTGAAATATTGAACAAAAAACTGCAGGAAGTTCag aaCATCATGCATTCCTTGAGTTTGAAGGAAAAAcatttgaaagaaaagaagcaGAGTAAGGAGCATCAGATTTTTCAAAAGGAAATGGAATTGACATTGAAAGAAAGATTATTGTTACAGGAAGCTGAAAG ATTGCAGGAAGAACAGGACAAGCGTAATAAATTAGAGCAAGAGCTAAGAAAGTTACAAGAACAGAAAAGAATGCAACCAGAACCCTCGGTAGACAAAGTATCTAatcttatatttaaaaacatagaAGTACAAACGGACGATATTAATGACATAATAcaaaaagataaaattaaagTTCTTACTAAGGAGAAGGAAGAATTAACTGCCCTTGTACAGGATCAACAGTCAAAGATTGAACAGATAACTCAACGCGCTCTTCAGTTATCACGTCAAGTAGAAGGAATACGTTCGTTGAGACCCATCAGCGTAGAAGTTCCAACGCAAACTGTTAATACAAACACGGTTATCAGTGAAAGTAGCTCAACAGAAGATATTCTTCAAGATGCAAAACTGAGGCTTAAACGTTTGGAAGAGGAAAGTTTGAAAGCAgatcaatattattataatttcatcaATAATTCACCATGA